In the genome of Triticum urartu cultivar G1812 chromosome 5, Tu2.1, whole genome shotgun sequence, one region contains:
- the LOC125555635 gene encoding receptor protein kinase TMK1-like, which produces MDSHEYSELERASGDKSMGPIVIPYSVFKAITNNFSADQLIGSGGFGVVYKGTLRNGMMVAVKKLRNEQLEVLSQNFDSEVDCLKKVKHKNIVRFLGHCSNTQMVPMLYEGKEVLGVEREKLLCFEYLSKGTLDKYSLRYGLEGTVKFTCVSTIDKI; this is translated from the exons ATGGATAGTCATGAATATAGTGAGCTGGAGAGGGCGTCAGGTGACAAAAGCATGGGTCCAATCGTCATTCCTTACTCGGTTTTCAAGGCCATCACAAACAATTTCTCTGCTGATCAACTAATCGGCAGTGGTGGGTTTGGAGTGGTTTACAAG GGTACGCTTCGAAATGGTATGATGGTTGCTGTGAAGAAACTTCGTAATGAACAGTTGGAGGTTCTCTCACAAAATTTCGACAGTGAGGTCGATTGTCTCAAAAAGGTCAAGCACAAAAATATAGTACGGTTTCTAGGACACTGCTCTAACACGCAAATGGTGCCGATGCTATATGAAGGAAAAGAAGTCTTGGGAGTAGAACGAGAAAAGTTATTATGCTTTGAGTACCTAAGTAAAGGGACCCTCgacaagtactccctccgttacGGTTTAGAAGGCACTGTTAAATTTACGTGCGTTTCCACAATAGACAAGATTTAA